A window of Nitrospirota bacterium genomic DNA:
ATCATGGCCCGGGCATCGGTTGCCCGTTGTCGCGATGTTCACTTGCCGCGTCGTCAATGCTCCATTGGCCATTCAGCCGGACAATATCGAAGTCGCGTACTTGTTGAACTGCGGCATGATTGTGTTCCATGCCGAGAATCAACAAGACATGTACGACTTTACGTTGGCGGGTTTCACGATCAGCGAGAAAAACGATGTGACGCTTCCCGTCGGTGTCTGCTGTGACGGATTCTTTGTCACACATGCCCGAGGGTATGTCCGAATGCAAGACCGCAGCATGAAGTTGCCTCCTCGTGAGGCTTGGCGCGGTGCGGTGCCAGTGCTCGATGCGGAGAATCCTCCCGCCCGTTTGTCCCGCGATGCCCCGGTGCAGAAGTCGAACTTCATGGCCTATAACATCCATGCGGTTTGGCAGCAGGAAGTCTGGGCGGCGGTCGAACGGTCCCGCAAGTACATCAATCAGTATATGGGCGGCTTGCTCACGGCAGAAAATGTCGATGGCGCCGAGGCGGTGATCATCGCTTCAGGCAGTGCCGCGGCGCAGTCGCGTGAAGCGGTCCGTATTTGCGCAGAGAAGGGTATCAAGATCGGCTTGATCAAGATCCGGTCGCTCCGTCCGTTCCCGACGAAAGAGTTGCGGGAACTCTGTGGAAAAGCGAAGCTCATTGTTGTCCCGGAGTTCAACTATCCTGGATGGCTGGCGAAAGAAGTGGCCACGGCGATTTACGGATTCTCCAATGCCAAGATCATCGGCGGGCCAAGAGTCTATGGCGGTCAGTCGATGCCGGTGGAGTTGATCGTGGACGAAGTCGAGTCCGGTCTGACCGGAAAGAAGTCGACCAACGTCGCCCAGTCTTCGATCATGGGTGGAGCCGTCAATCAGGATGACGTCGCGCACTTCATGCGCAGCATCTAGAATAGGCTTCAAGGAAAAAACAAAGAGCCCGATCCGTTCAGGATCGGGCTCTTTTGTTTTTGTCTGGCTGTTAGCTATCAGACTTCGGCATGAAAAACTGACAGCTGATCGCTGAAAGCTACCCCTGCAGTTCGTCTTGCACCAGGTCTTCAGTCTCCGGCATGCCATAGGCCACATACTTGGCATAGGAGAGATAGATCATGGCACTGTCTCTCATGGCCTTGGAGCCTTGCGATAAGCGGAAGACCTGGTCAGGGTTATGAGATGGAGTTGCCCCCATCGTTTCCACGTGGCCTTGGAGGAGCAGGGTGAATCGCTCCATCGAGTTTTCAACATCTTTGTAGGCTAATAAAATTGCATCTGTCATGGTTGTCCTCCTAATCAACATCAGCTTACACTATGCCCATGCAACCCTTCAACGAGAAGACATCATCCAGCCTGTCACCGGAAATTCTCAGCGCCTTAGCACAGGTGTCCTCTGAGCGAAGTCTTCAAGGTACCGCGTTGGCGCAGGCAGTCGTCAACCTCTCGCGTCTCTTTACCACCGCACGCGCAGCATTGCCGCCGAGGTACTTGGATGATGCTGCCCATGCGGCTGCCTATGCATCGTATTTCCTTCCCGTGAACCTCTCAAAAGTTCAAGTCTTGTTAGATGAGCTGCCAAACGGTAGCGAACGGGAAACTCCGGATCGTCCGATGGCGGTGCTTGATCTCGGCTGTGGTCCAGGAACGGGTTCCGTCGCCCTCTTGGACTGGCTGTGGCACCGCAGTCCTGAGCGTGCGAAGTCCGTGTCGGTTTTGGCGACAGATGGTTCCCTCGCGCCGCTGCAGGATACGAAGAGATTGTGGGACGCCTATTGCCGGGAGGTTGGGATACCCAGCGAAGGTCTCCGATGTGTCGTGGGCAATCTCGAGCATCCGCTCAAAGGCGATCTGGGTAAGCAGATTGTGCGAGGCGGGCCGTATGACCTGATTATCATGGCGAATTGTCTGAACGAAATGTTTCCGGTATCGGTCGACCCCCCTGCCGAACGTGCCACGGTTGTTGCGCAACTTCTACCGTTTCTCGCACCGCAGGGAACGATCATGATCGTCGAACCGGCGTTACGGCAAACGGCTCGAGCGCTGCATCAGGTGCGTAACCACCTGCTCAAACAGGGTGTTTGCATGGTGTATAGTCCCTGCCTGCATGAAGGGGCCTGTCCTGCGTTAGACCGTCCAGACGATTGGTGCCATGAGGAACGACCCTGGCAGACGCCTCCTGCGATTGCCGAGATCGATCGGGAGGTGGGGTTTATTAAAGACGCGCTGAAGTTTTCCTACCTGCTCTTGCGTACCGACGGTCGCACTATTGTGCCGCGTAGCCCGCAGACCTTCCGGGTCGTGAGCGAACTACGGGAATTGAAGGGGGAGAAGCGGGCCTGGCTGTGCAATGAAACGGGACGGCCTGAAGTCGGTCGGCTGGATCGAAAGGCCTCTCCTCAGAATGCGGCTCTTGATAGCTGGCATCGCGGCGCGATCGTGCAGATCGAGCGGATTGTGCGAAAAGAGAAAGATGGAAAGGTGTCGGCGCTAGGACGAATCGAGCGCGCGGCTGCTGTTGAGATTATCCGTCCAGCATGAATCATCGGGATGGGCTGGCGGGGCGATCTCTTGTGCTCGCGCAACGCGAGCACAAGGTTTCGAATTTGTAGATTGAGGGCGGTGCTCGTCGCATGCGCGCACGTACGGGATCACCCCGCCTCCCTCCCTAAAGAGTAGTGGCGGGGACAGACCGCTTATGGGCCTGTCCCGGTTCTAAGGCAGGTGGTGGTACGTTCTTGCTCTGTGTAAAGGAAGCGCATAGGATTTGCTCAATCAAGGGGCTCTGACTCCTTAGTTCTACTCAAAATTTGTCCTCCGCACATGCATTACGTACCAGAACAAGTCACGGAAATTGAGCAGGGGTATGAAGCGGTTTTACGGGAGCTGGATGACTTAACGATATCACTTGTCCGTGATTCTCCGCCTTTGTTGAAGGTTAAGAGGGCGCAAGAATATCTGGATCATGGGGTCTGTAGAAGACTTAGAATAATTAGGCGATGTATTCAAAACATCTTTTCTGTCTTCCCTCCCGATAGAACAGAATTGTTGAGCGAGGATGAACGTAGCGATGTAGAGATCAGCCTGCATGCCTTTGTTATTAATATCTATGGGGCGCCGGATAATCTTGCATGGATATACGTTCTCGAAAAAGGGATTGTTCTCACGCCTTCTCGCGTTGGGCTCTTTAAGAAGGAAACCCAGGAGCATTTGCCTCAAGAGGTTCGAGGTTATCTAAGATCGAGGACGATTAATGAATGGCACGGGAAGTACGCCAAGGACTATCGAGATGCGCTTGCCCACAGAATTCCTCTTTATGTTCCGCCTTGGAGTTGTACGCCTGCACAAGGGGAAAGGTATAAAGAGCTCGAAGCGATGATTTCAGAGGAAATGACGAGGTGCAACTTTGATCAAGTGCAGAAGTTTAGTGATGAGCAAGACGCGATTCGCAGCGTCTGCCTTACCTTCTTACATTCGTTCTCAGACGATCGCGCATTTCCGCCTGTGTACTTTCATTCGCAAGTAATCGCAGATGCGAGAACTGTGATGGAAATAATTCGGGTGGTCCGCCCATGTCTGGATAAGGCACTGGGTAAGCAAGCAGAAAGCCAGGGGTGGGTTGGTAGAGTATCTGGATTATTCTGCTGGTTTCGTAGTCTGATCAAAAAGGTCAGCCAATAAGAGCATGGTACTTGGTGAAGGCGACGGGTTTGGAAGCGACTCGTCGCTGTCTACTCTCTCTTAGGGCAGAGTTGAGCGGTTCTGTGTCGCGAATCGCAGAGACGAGGGGGTTTACGTTTGACGAATGACGAGGCTTCAGTCCGCTTCCGGTTCAGAGTTCCCGTGCTGGTGACTCACTCTGTCCTCGTCGAACAGTGCGGCCATTTCTTCGGCGATCATGTCGCGATCGTTCGGCACTGACACGAGCGGGATTTCTTTTCTGACTCTGGCCACGGGCTCAGGGGCAGGAGTTGCAGGAACGTTCGCTGGATCTTTGGGTGTGTCAGACATGTCTAAAGTATACACGATGCTGACGGTGAAAAGGCGATCTATTCAAAGGCTTCCAAGGAGGATCGCTCCGGGAAGGTCTTTTGGCATGAGGTACAGGTCAGGAAATAGATAGATTCACGGACGGACATGGTAATACGAAAGTTGAGGCTTACGCCTCGCTGATTGCAGGTCGGGCAGGACATCTCTTTGAGCCGGTACGGGATATCCGGTTGCGTGCGCTGGTAGAATTCCATATCCGTGTAGATCGGGAAGCTGTAGTAGCATTTTTTGCAGACGCCTCGCCATTCTCCATCCGCCTGCATAAAGCGTTGATCGACTCCGAAGCGTGACTCCTTACAGATCGCGCATTGAACGGTCTCGAGTCTGGTTTCCACTTCTTTGACGGTGAGGCTGGGCATTCACAGGCTCCTTGCGCAGAAGTGCGCGATATTGTGCGGATAGTATAACGTTCACGGAGAAGCGAGCGCAACGGGATCTGTCAGGGATTTTTTCTTGACCTGATCACGGCGCCGCTTATACTGAGAAGACGATGCACTTTATTACCGAGACACTCCTGGTTGGCAATATCAACGATGCGAGCGAGCCGCCGGCACAGGTCAGCGCGGTGCTCCTGGTCGCGGCTGAATTTACCATACAGCCTCCCGCATGGCTCTCGTCTGGCAGGATTCCGTTTTCAGAATATGCTGAAGCCGAGCCCCTTCTATTGGACCGGGCTGTGAGCTGGGTCGAACAGCATGCTTCTGACAATCGGGTGATGGTCTGCTGCCGTGCCGGGATGAGCCGGTCTGTATCTGTGGTCATGGCCTATCTCTGTTGTGTCCAGGGGATGACCTATGCGGAGGTTTTGAAGTTGGTCACGACTCGCCGACCTGGCGCCATGCCCCTTCCCAATCTGGAGAAAGCCATCATTCAGGTTCGGCGCCTTCGCCATACTCGCACGATGGGCAAGCCAGCTCTCGCGTCACGCCGATCCTCTGGTTCGTAGTTCCGGTACCGAGTACGATCTTTCCCGCAGCCGTTCTTCTTCCACATTGCCTTTCACGTGCGGCTCATGGCCTAATCCCCCTGATTAGAGTGGGCGCGTCACTTGAGCCGGATTTCTTTCGATGCCGGAATTGCCAGAAGCAGAGGCCGTTGCCCGTCAGATACGGGATCGTTTACTTGGCGCGCAACTCAGCGAGTGCCAGGTGGGCCGGGCGGATATTGTTCGTGAAGGGTTACCCACGCTCTCGTGGTATCGCGGTGCGCGTCTGGAAGATGTGGTGCGATATGGCAAGAGTGTGGCGATGGGGTTCAGGAAAGAGGGCGAATTACGATACATCGTCGCAGAGCTCGGTATGACCGGCCTCCTGCTCTTTCACGCGACGAAGACGAAACATCCGCAGCATGTGCATGTTCGCATGTCGTTCACGGGTGGCCGTGAGTCGGAGCTGCGCTATTGGAATCCACGACGCTTCGGACGGATGTCCTTGCTGGATCAGGCGGGACTCGATGCCTATCGCGCCCGTCGTTTTGGAGTAGATCCTTTGGTGGTATCGCGCGATGAGTTCATCAGTCTGATGGAAGCCAAACGTGGCAGGCTCAAGCCGTTGTTGATGCATCAGCAAGTCATCGCGGGGATCGGGAATATCTACGCGAATGAAATTCTCTTCCGCGCCAGGCTCCATCCAAACCGTGAGGTGAATCGGCTGCGCGTGGCGGCGATTGTCACGCTCCATGAGACCATGCAATCGGTGCTGCGCGAGGCAATTTTCTGCGGCGGATCGAGCGTCAAGGATTTCTTCGCGCCGGATGGCACGGAAGGCCAATACAAGCGCCGTCATCTCGTCTATGGTAAAGAAGGTCAGTCCTGCCCCAACCATTGCGGACGGACAATTATCCGTCTTCAAAGTGAACGAAGCTCGTTTTTTTGCCCAGCCTGCCAATCAAATCGATTCCGGGGATAATTCTTGCCCAAGCCATGTAGGAGGCGTCTAGGCATGCGGCATACTTTATTCCATACTTTCATTGGCTTAGGTCGAGGTGCGCCCAGCGCTCTTGCCGATAGGCCTTTTGAGCTAATGGACTTAGTTCCTCTGGTGTATTGAGTCGTTCAACCGATTTCGTTAGAATCCTCCTCCTTTACAATTGTTTCTCACCATTCTGAAGGAGTGACGCCATGGCGAAGGTGCTCGAAGGTCCCGGGATGGGGCTGATGAAGAAGTGGGGTATCACGGTCCCCAACTATGTCGTCGTCACTTCGGTTGACGAATTGACGAAGCTCGGCCAAGCCAATGAATGGCTGAAGAAATCCAAGTTGGTGGTTAAGGCGCATGAAGCGCTCGGTTCCCGGTTCAAGCTCGGTCTGGTGAAGGTCGATCTTGATTTCAAGGCGGCGGAAGCTGCGGCGAAGGAGATGATCGGTCGTCAGGTCGGCAGCATCACCGTCTCCCAGGTGATCGTGTCCGAAATGATCCCTCACAAAGAAGAATATTATTGTGCGGTGAAGTCTACCCGTGAAGGGACGGACATTCTGGTCGCGAATTGCGGCGGCATCGAAGTCGAGTCGAATTGGGATCGCGTGAAGCGATTGGCTTTGGAAGTCGGACAGCAGCCCTCGGCGGAAGCACTGGAGAAGGTGGCGAAGGATGCGGGTTTCACCGGTCCGCTCGTGAAGAAGATGGCCGATTTTGCTGGTAAAATGTTTGCCTGTTTTGACAGTGAAGATGCGCAGTATCTGGAAGTGAATCCCGTCGTGTTGCGCGAACAAGACAGCGAATTGATTGCCTTGGATGCGGTCACGCTTCTCGACGGCGACGCCAAGTTCCGGCATCCCGATTGGAACTTTGCCTTTGCCGCAGAATTCGGCCGTGCCTATTCCAAACACGAAATGGAAGTGATGGCGGTCGACTCCAAGATCAAGGGGTCAGTCAAGTTTATCGAGATTCCCGGCGGAGATACGGCGATGCTCCCGGCAGGCGGTGGCGCCAGCGTCTATTATTCCGATGCCGTCGTGGCGCGCGGTGGCAAGCTCGCCAACTACGCCGAATACTCAGGCGATCCGCCAGACTGGGCGGTTGAAGTGTTGACGGATAAGGTCTGCTCATTGCCCGGGATCAAGAACATCATCGTCGGCGGGGCGATTGCCAATTTCACCGACGTGGTAAAGACCTTCGGCGGCATCATCAACGGATTCCGCAAGGCAAAGTCGGAAGGGAAGCTCAAGGGCGTGAAGATCTGGGTACGTCGCGGAGGCCCGCGAGAGAAGGAAGGGCTCGACGCGATGCGCGCGCTCAAGGACGAAGGGTTCGACATCAACGTCTTCGATCGTAATACGCCGCTCACCGACATCGTTGATAAGGCACTCCAGGCGAAGTAGCCGCCGTCAATGACCAACTGAATATTAAGGGGAGATCCCGATGAGTATCCTGGCAAATAAAGATACCTATGTGGTCATTCAGGGCGGCGTTGCCGGTGTCAACGCTGCGCGCCGGATGGCCGAGTTTTGCTACCTGATCAAACGTTCGCTGAACGTGTTAGCTTTTGTCTATCCTCCTGATGCCGGCAAGGCACACGAAATTCCATACGGCAGCGGCCTGGTGACCGTTCCCATCTATAAGACTGTCGCGGAAGCCACCAAGAACCATCCCCAGATCAATACCAGCCTCGTCTATATCGGTGCGGATCGTGCGCTGAAGGGCGGGATGGAAGCCTTGGATGACTCGCATATCAAGGTGGTCTCCATGATCACCGAGGGTGTGCCTGAAAAGGATGCCAAGATCCTGGGCCGTCATGCGACCAAGCTCAAGAAGGTGTTCAATGGCCCTTCGTCGATTGGTATTGTGTCAGCCGGGTCCTGTCGCCTCGGCGTGATCGGCGGCGCTTTTGACAACCTGGTGCTGTCGAAGCTCTACCGCGAAGGGTCCTTCGGCGTCATCACCAAGTCGGGCGGTCTCTCCAACGAAATTATCTGGATCTGCTCGCAGTTTGCCGACGGTATTACGACAGCCATCGGAATCGGCGGCGATGCCTATCCGGGAACCGACTATGTGAGTTATCTCGAGATGTTCGAGAACGATCCCCAGACGAAGGCGGTCATCATCGTCGGCGAAATGGGCGGCGATCTCGAAGAGCGGGCCGCCGAGTGGTATGGCGCCAAGAAGCGGCGCGTCAAGTTGATGGCCGTGGTCTCCGGCTTCTGCCAGGAGAGCCTGCCGAAGGGCATGAAGTTCGGTCACGCCGGCGCGAAGGAAGGCTTGAAGGGCGAAGGATCGGCCCGTGCCAAATCCGATGCCTTGAAAAATGCCGGTGCGATTGTCCCGGCGACGTTCGGGGCTTTGGGCCCGGCGATCAAGGAAGCCTATCAGGAGATGTTGAAGTCCGGTCAGGTGAAGGAACCGGTCGAGCCGGCTTCACTGCCGAAATTGCCCAAGAGCATTGAAGCGGCCATGAAGGCCGATGAAGTCATGGTGGCCCCGCTGATCCGTACCACGATCAGCGATGACCGCGGCGACGAACCCTGCTACGACGGATACCCGGCTTCCGAGCTCATCAATAAAGGCTACGAAATCCCCCACGTCGTGGGACTGTTGTGGGATAAGCGGCTGATCTCCAAGCAAGAAGCTGAAATCATCAAGCGTATCATGATGCTTTCCGCCGATCATGGTCCCTGCGTCAGCGGGGCCTTGGGGACGATCATCGCGGCCTGCGCCGGGATCGGACTGTCCCAGTCGGTAGCGGCAGGCTTGATCATGATCGGCCCCCGCTTCGGCGGCGCCGTGACCGATGCCGGACGCTTCTTCAAACATGCGGTCGACAACAAAATGACGGTGGACGAGTTCCTGGTTTATATGAAGAAGAACCATGGCCCTGTGCCGGGGATCGGCCATCGGGTGAAGAGCTTGCGTAATCCTGACAAGCGGGTGAAGGAGCTGGTCGGATACGTCAAGAGTTTGAACATGAAGACGCCGTGCCTCGATTTTGCGCTCGAAGTGGAAAAGATCACGTCGGTGAAGAAGGACAACCTGATCCTGAACGTGGACGGCACGATGGCGGCGGTGCTCGTCGATATCGGCTTCCCGGTCGACAGTTTGAACGGTTTCTTCATCCTCTCGCGCACGATCGGGCTGATCGGGCATTGGGTGGATCAAAAACGTCAGGACAGCCGCTTGATCAGGCTGTTCGATTATTTGGTGAATTACGCGGCTCCCAAGCGCCGCGAAGTGCCGCCATTAAAGTAGGCAAGTGGCGAGAGGCGCGCGGCAAGGGGCTAATTCCCTCTCGCCCCTAGCCTCGTGCCTCTAGCCCGATAGTAAGGAGAAGAATCATGTCGATCGATCTGGCGAAAAATCTCTATACGAAGATGCCCGACGTGTTTGCCAAGGCCCGGAAGAAGTTCGGGCGTGGTTTGACGTTGGCGGAGAAGGTGCTCGTTTCACATGCCGACAATTTCGACACCCAGACGTGGGAACGCGGCAAGGCGATGTTGGCCTTGCGCCCCGATCGTGTGGCGATGCAGGACGCGACGGCCCAGATGGCCATGTTGCAGTTCATGCAGGCCAACAAGAAGCAAGCGGCTGTGCCGAGCACCATCCATTGCGATCACTTGATCCGTGCCGAAATGGGTTCCGAGAAGGACCTGCTTCGTGCGGTAGACGAGAACAAGGAAGTCTATAATTTTCTCGCCTCGGCGGCGAAGAAGTACGGCATCGGCTTCTGGAAGCCTGGCGCCGGGATCATTCACCAGGTCGTGCTGGAGAACTATGCGTTCCCCGGCAGCTTGATCATCGGTACCGATTCACATACCCCCAACGGCGGCGGACTTGGTGGCTTAGCCATTGGTGTCGGTGGTGCGGACGCCGGCGAAGTCATGGCCGGTCTGCCATGGGAAGTGCTCCATCCGAAGCTGATCGGTATCCGCCTGACCGGTAAGTTGAGCGGCTGGGCCTCGGCCAAGGACGTCATCCTGTACCTTTGCGGTCTTCTGACGGTGAAGGGCGGAACGAACAAGATCGTCGAGTACTTCGGCCCCGGAGCCGAGACCATCAGTGCAACCGGCAAGGGCACGATTTGCAACATGGGAGCGGAGTTGGGCGCGACGACCTCCGTGTTCCCCTTCGACCAGAAGATGGTCGCCTATCTGAACATCACAGATCGGGCAGAGTTGGCCAATCTTGCCATCGCGAACAAGGCCTTGCTGGTGGCGGATCCAGAGGTCTATCAGACGCCTGAGAAATACTACGACCAGATCGTGGAAGTCGACCTGTCGACGCTCGAACCCCATGTCGTCGGGCCCCATACGCCGGACCTTGCGCGACCCATCTCCAAGATGGCGGCGGAAGCGAAGGAGAAGGGTTATCCGGTCGAACTCAAGGCGGCCCTCATCGGCAGCTGCACCAATTCCTCCTATGAAGACATTAGCCGTTCGGCCCACATCGCCCAGCAAGGGTTGAAGGCCGGGCTCAAGGCGAAGGCCTCGTTCCTGGTCTCGCCAGGTTCCGAGCGTATTTATCACACGATGAAGCGCGACGGGTTCTTGGACACGTTTGAAAAATTGGGTGGCACGGTACTGTCGAATTCTTGCGGTCCCTGTATCGGACAGTGGAAGCGGGCCGATGGCGTGAAGGGGAAGGCGGATTCGATCGTCAGTTCGTTTAACCGGAACTTCCCTGGCCGCAACGATGGCATCAGTGAGACCTTGTCATTCCTTGCAAGCCCGGAAATTGTGACGGCTTATGCCATCTCGGGAGATTTGGCTTTCGATCCTGTCAATCAGACGCTCAAGGGCGCGGACGGCAAGCAGTTTAAGTTCGAGCCGCCGCAGGGTGAAGAGCTTCCATCCAAGGGCTTCGCGAAGGCTGACGAAGGTTTTGTGGCGCCGGCCGCCAACGGGGATGGTTTGACCGTCGACATTCCGCCGACGAGCGAGCGACTACAACTATTGCAGCCTTTCCCACGCTGGGACGGCAAAGATTTCGAAAAGCTTCCGCTGTTGATCAAGACCAAGGGCAAAACGACGACCGATCACATCTCTCCGGCCGGTCCTTGGCTCAAGTTCCGCGGCCATCTGGACAAGATCAGCGACAACATGTTCCTGGGCGCGAACAATGCGTTCTTCCCAGAGCCCGGCAAGGGGACAGACGTGTTGACCGGGGAGACCGGCTTGACCATGGCGCAGATCGCCCGCCGATATAAGGCAAAGGGGATCGGTTCGATTGTGGTCGGAGATGAGAATTACGGCGAGGGCAGCAGCCGGGAACATGCCGCGATGTCTCCGCGTTTCCTCAACGTGCGCGTTGTCATCACGAAGGGCTTTGCCCGCATTCACGAGACCAATTTGAAGAAGCAGGGGATCTTGGCGTTGACCTTCGCTGACCCGAAGGATTACGAGAAGATTGAGCAACAGGACCGCATCAGCGTGACGGGGCTTAGCAGCCTGGCTCCCGGCAAACCGGTGCAGGTGACGATACACAAGACGGATGGCACTTCGCTCACCATCCAGGCGAACCACAGCATCACCGATCAACAGATTGCGTGGTTCAAGGCTGGTTCAGCGTTGAATGCGCTGAACTGACAACGAGCTAACAGAGGAATAACCATGACGACCAAGGCATCCAAGATCATTTATACGAAGACGGACGAAGCGCCGATGTTGGCGACCTATTCGTTCTTGCCGATCATCAATGCCTTCAGCAAGGCAGCCGGTGTGTCCGTTGAGCTGCGGGACATCTCTCTGGCCGGGCGTATCATTGCCTTGTTCCCCGATTACTTGACGCCTGAGCAGAAGCAGTCAGACGACCTGGCCGAGTTGGGCGCGTTGGCCAAGACCCCGGAAGCCAATATTATCAAGCTCCCCAACATCAGCGCCTCGCTGCCCCAGTTGCAAGAAGCCATTAAGGAGTTGCAGGGCCAGGGGTATAAACTGCCCGAGTATCCGGAAGTTCCAAAAGACGACAAAGAGAAAGACGTCAAGTCGCGCTACGACAAAGTGAAAGGCAGCGCCGTGAACCCGGTCCTGCGCGAAGGCAATTCCGATCGCCGCGCGGCGCCGGCCGTCAAGCGCTATGCGCGCAAGAACCCGCACTCGATGGGCGAGTGGAGTCCGGCGTCGCGCACCCACGTTTCGCACATGCGCCACGGTGATTTCTACCATGACGAAAAATCCATGACACTGGACACGGCGCGCGACGTCAGGCTGGAACTGGTCGCCAGGAGCGGCAAGACCATTGTGCTGCGGCCCAAGGTTGCGCTGCTCGCCGGCGAGATCATCGACAGCATGTTCATGAGCAAGAAAGCCCTGCTCGATTTCTATGAAACCGAGATCGAGGACGCATACAAAACCGGCGTGTTGTTCTCGCTGCACGTCAAGGCCACCATGATGAAGGTGTCGCATCCCATCGTGTTCGGTCACTGCGTGAAGATCTACTACAAGGACGCGTTTGCCAAACACGGCAAATTGTTTGAAGAGTTGGGTGTGAACGTCAACAACGGGCTGGTCAACC
This region includes:
- a CDS encoding NADP-dependent isocitrate dehydrogenase, coding for MTTKASKIIYTKTDEAPMLATYSFLPIINAFSKAAGVSVELRDISLAGRIIALFPDYLTPEQKQSDDLAELGALAKTPEANIIKLPNISASLPQLQEAIKELQGQGYKLPEYPEVPKDDKEKDVKSRYDKVKGSAVNPVLREGNSDRRAAPAVKRYARKNPHSMGEWSPASRTHVSHMRHGDFYHDEKSMTLDTARDVRLELVARSGKTIVLRPKVALLAGEIIDSMFMSKKALLDFYETEIEDAYKTGVLFSLHVKATMMKVSHPIVFGHCVKIYYKDAFAKHGKLFEELGVNVNNGLVN